The following nucleotide sequence is from Pseudomonas putida S13.1.2.
TGCGCGTATGCGGCCAGGCCTTGATGGGAGCGTGAACATGAGCAGAAACTGGCATGACCTGCAAAGCCCGGCTGCCCGCGCCAGCCTGTACCTGCGTGCAGCCAGCAAGCGCAGCATCAGCGGTGACCGCTTGCCGGACGATGGCCTGCGCTGTTTCATCCCGGTTCAGCCGGGCAACCTGGCAGCGTATAGACGGCTTTGCCACTTTACCGACGATGGCCGCCTGCCAGGCACTTACCCCCACGTCATGGCATTCACGCTGCAGTTGCAGTTGATGACCGCGCCAAACTTCCCTTTCCCGCTACTCGGCCTGGTGCACCTGCACAACCGCATCGAGGTGCTGCGCCCGCTTGGCGGCATCGAAGGGCTGCGCTTTGCGGTGTATGCGCACAACCTGCAGCCGCATGCCAAGGGCGGCACCTTCGACCTGGTTACCGAGGCAGACGACGGCATTGGCCTGCTCTGGCGCGAGACCAGCCGCATGCTGGTGCGCGGGCTGAAGCTGGAGGGCCAGGCAGGCGAGCCGGCCGACGATGACCCTGAGCCATTGCCCGAGGCCACCCGCTGGTACGCCGACAGTGATATCGGCCGGCGTTATGCCAAGGTGTGCGGGGACTACAACCCTATCCACCTCAGTGCCGCCAGCGCGCGGCTGTTCGGCTTCCCCACGGCCATTGCCCATGGCATGTGGAGCAAGGCCATGGCCCTGGCGGCACTGCGTGGGCACATGCCGCACAGCGGCTATGCCTTTGAAGTGGATTTCCGCAAACCGGTGCGGTTGCCGTCGGAGGTGGTACTCAGTGCCAGTGAGGCGGGGCCTGCGGGGACGTTGCGGCTGGATGGGCATGGGGACGTGCTGCATATGGTCGGAGGGTGGAGTCCCCTGTAGGAGCGGCCTTGTGTCGCGATAGGGACGCGCAGCGGCCCCACACTGTCAGCTTCGCCGCTGATATCGCCGGGGCCGCTTTGCGGCCCTATCGCGACGCAAGGCCGCTCCTACAAGGACCGTGTCGTAGTGGGATGCGCTTGCTTTGCATCGGGCCTGGGCCGAAGCTATGCAGCATTAGGAGACCCCCGATGAACCTGCAAGAACTCACCCAACGCCTGCACCAGATTCGCGACAACAATGACTGGCGCGGCTTCCACAGCCCGAAGAACCTGGCCATGGCCGCCAGCGTCGAAATGGCCGAGCTGGTGGAAATCTTCCAATGGCTGAGCGAAGACCAATCGCGCCAGCTGCCTGCCGACAAACTCGCCCACGCCGGCCAAGAGGTCGGTGATGTGGTGCTCTACCTGTTGCTGCTGTGCAGCGAGCTGGGCCTGGACATGGACCAGGTAGTGCGGGCCAAGCTGGCCGACAGCGAGAGGCGCTTCGCCCGATGAACGACCGTCACTTCGATGAGCTGGCCACCCGCTTTGCCGAGAAGATCTACGGCGGCGCCAAGGGCGCGATCCGCCTGGCCGTGCTGCAGGCCGACCTGGCCGAGGCACTGCCCGATCGCCCGCTGCGCATCCTCGACATCGGCGCCGGGCTGGGTCACATGGCCTTGTGGCTTGCCCAGCGCGGCCACCACCTGACCCTGGCCGAGCCCGCCGCCCCCATGCTCGATGGCGCCCGGGCGCGCTTTGCCGAGGCCGGCCAAAACGCCACGTTCATCCAGGCCCCCTGGCAAGACCTGCTCGGCCAACTGACCGAGCCCTACGACCTGGTGCTGTGCCATGCCGTGCTCGAATGGCTGGCAGAGCCCGAAAGCATCCTGCCCGTGCTGCACCAGCTCACGGCCCCTTCCGGTTGGCTGTCACTGGCGTTCTACAACCGCGACGCGCTGGTTTATCGCAACCTGCTCAAGGGCCATTTCCGCAAGTTGCGCAGCAACCGGCTGGAAGGTGAAAAGCAAAGCCTGACCCCACAGAAACCCCTTGATCCACGGGAGCTCAAGGCGCAACTTGATGCTATGTGGCAGGTTGAAAGCGAGAGCGGCGTGCGGGTGTTTCACGATTACATGCCCAAAGAGTTCCAGGGCAAGGCCGAGCTGCTCGACCTGCTGGAAATGGAACTGGCCTACCGCCGCCACCCCGGCTTCGCCGGGCTTGGCCGCTACCTGCACTGGGTGTGCCGCCCCCGTTGACCCGCCCGCCGGGAGGAATACATGCCGTACCGTCTGTTGTGCCTGGCCCTGCTGCCGCTTGCCTTGGCTGCCTGCCAAGGCAGCAACCCGTATGTGGCCAGCAGCCGTCCGCTGCCCCCGGCCCCCGCCCAAGCGGCCACCACCTTCGACGCCAGTGCCTACCCCGCGCCCGCGCGCGATTATGGGCACTACCGCAGCTGGAGCTGGCGCAACGGCCAGTTGCCCAGCGGCTCGGCCAATGCCAACCCTGCGCAACTGGCCGATGCCGTCAGTGGCGCACTCGACCAACATGGCCTGCGCCCTGCCCGAGGGGGCGCCGGCGACTTACTGGTGAGCGCCGACATACGCCTGGAAAAACGCCTGCGCCAGGTGCGTGACTACGACACCTACGACCCCTACTACGGCCCCTACCCCTACGGGGGTGTCGGCTATGGCGGCTACCGCAATGGCTACGGGGGCTATGCCAGCGTGCCCATCGTGCGCACCTACGAGGTGGAGGTGATGGTGGTGCGCATCGACCTGTACGACGCCCGCAACGGCCAGCCGGTGTGGAGCGCCAGCGCCGAAAGCGGCAGCGACAAGGACTCGCCGCGTGAACGCGAAAGCGCCTTGCGCGATTCTGTGCACAAGGCGCTCAGCGGCTATCCTCCCAGTTAATAGCTAACGGAGAACCATCATGTTGCGCCGTCTCGTTCTACTGTCATTCGCGTTACTGCTTGCCGCCTGCTCCAGCAATAACGTGCAGCAGGATTTCGATGCCAGCCGTGATTTTGCCGCCTACCGCAGCTGGGCGTGGCGAGAGCCGGGCCTGCAGTACCGCCCGGATGATCCGCGGATCAAGAGTGACCTCACCGAGCAGCGCATTCGCCAGGCGGTGGCAGACCAGCTCGACCAGCGCGGCCTGCGCCCGGTACAAGGCGGCGCGCGGCCTGACCTGACGGTGCGCACGTACCTGATCGTGGAACAGCGCCAGCAACAGATCACCACCAACTATGGCGGTGGCTGGGGTGGCTACTGGGGCGGCTACTGGGGCGGCCCGATGTATAACGAGACCCGCAGTGTCGACTACAAGGTTGCCACCATTCAGGTCGACATGTTCGACGGGCGTGACGGCAAGCTGGTGTGGCGCGGCAGTGCCGAGCAAATCATGAACAACTACCCGCCAAGCCCGGAAGAACGCAACAGCGCCATTCACAAAACCGTAAGCCAGGTGCTGGCCAACTACCCGCCGGGTAGCAAGAAATAAGGTTGTAATGCGGCTTTTGCATGCATCGAAGTCCCCTGTGGGACGGGCTTCGCCCGTGTTCGCGGGCGCGCCCGCTCCCACAGTGACAGTGCCAGCTTTTGAATGTTGAGCAAGGCAGTAGCCCCCACCTGAGCGGTGTCAGGAGCGACAAAATCCATTTCGACACCGCCTTTTTGCCTTTCCAGCGCCACTCGTGCGCAGGTTCTTGTCTATCTTCACTTAAGGAAACCTGACTGACCGGGTAGATGTGTTCAACATTTGGGAAAGGCGACCTGCCAATGCAAAGCATTGTTCTCCTGCTGTGGCTTGCCTTGTGCTCCGAACAGGATGTGCGTCAACGCCAGATATCCGATCTGCTGACCTTGGGCGTGGCTGCGGGCGCCCTGTTCTGGCTGTTCGCCACCGGCCACAGCTGGATCGGCGCCGATGCCAGTGATGCCGGCTGGGCACTGGCCATCGTCATGCTGCTTACACTGCCCGGCTACATGCTCGGCCGCTTCGGTGCCGACGACGTCAAGCTGATGGGCGCACTGGCCCTGGCCACCAGCCCGCAATATGTGCTCGGCACTTTCATCGGCGCCGGTGTCAGCGTGCTGGTCTGGCTGCTCACCCGTCGGCGCCTGTGGACCCTGCTCAATCCCAAGGTGAAGAAGCGTTTGCAGGCCCTGACCGAACAAATGGGCGACAAACAGGCGTTCGTACCCTATGTGTTATCAGGTTTTCTTCTAACGGCCGTATGGATCCAATAATCCTTCCAGTGGTCCGATAACTTGTACACGTCTTGTACATATTCGCTTTGTGCGACTATTTTTAAGCTGCCAGAGCGTCTGGCACGGGAGCAGGGCCGTATAAGAACAGGGAGTTGATCGTGTCCAGACCAGTGAGTGAAGTGAAAGTGTTGGTGGTTGATGACCAACCGGTCATTGTCGAACAGCTAAGCGAATTCCTCGAAACCAAGGGCTATGTCTGCGTAACGGCCCAATCAACCGACGAAGCCATCAAGCACTATGTGTCAGACCCGGCCATCGGTCTGCTCATCTGTGACCTGCACATGCCGGATCGGGATGGCATCGAGCTGATGCGCGCTTTGAAAGAAATCAACGGCAACCAGCGCATATTCGAAGCCATCATGTTGACTGGGCGCGCCGAGAAGCAGGACGTGATCCGGGCGCTACGCGAAGGCTTCGCCGACTACTACCAGAAGCCGATGGACCTTGATGAGCTGCTGGCAGGGGTACGCCGGCAGGAAGAGGCGTTGCTGTCGCGCTTGCGCAGCGTCCGTGATCTGGGTGGATTGAACCAGCGTTTGCAGGATCTGGCCGACTCGGTGGACGAGCTGTACCAGGACCTGGAAAAAGCCCGTGGCCTAGGTACCCACCGGCGTGCCAGCGATGTGGAAGAGGCCGAAAACGAGCTGCCAGCTGCCTTCGAGAAACTGTCACCACGCCAACTGGAAGTCGCCCGGCTGGTGAGCAAGGGCAAGACCAATTACCAGATCGCCTGTGAACTGGGCATTACCGAAAACACCGTCAAGTTGTACGTGTCTCAGGTGTTGCGTTTGACCCACATGCACAACCGTACCCAGCTGGCATTGGCGCTGACGCCCAGCTCGTCGCCGGTGCATCTGAGGTTTACTACCCATTGAGGGGTTTGCTTGGAGATTGCCGGGGGCTGCTTTGCAGCCCATCGCGACAC
It contains:
- a CDS encoding DUF4136 domain-containing protein, which translates into the protein MPYRLLCLALLPLALAACQGSNPYVASSRPLPPAPAQAATTFDASAYPAPARDYGHYRSWSWRNGQLPSGSANANPAQLADAVSGALDQHGLRPARGGAGDLLVSADIRLEKRLRQVRDYDTYDPYYGPYPYGGVGYGGYRNGYGGYASVPIVRTYEVEVMVVRIDLYDARNGQPVWSASAESGSDKDSPRERESALRDSVHKALSGYPPS
- a CDS encoding A24 family peptidase, translating into MQSIVLLLWLALCSEQDVRQRQISDLLTLGVAAGALFWLFATGHSWIGADASDAGWALAIVMLLTLPGYMLGRFGADDVKLMGALALATSPQYVLGTFIGAGVSVLVWLLTRRRLWTLLNPKVKKRLQALTEQMGDKQAFVPYVLSGFLLTAVWIQ
- a CDS encoding response regulator transcription factor yields the protein MSRPVSEVKVLVVDDQPVIVEQLSEFLETKGYVCVTAQSTDEAIKHYVSDPAIGLLICDLHMPDRDGIELMRALKEINGNQRIFEAIMLTGRAEKQDVIRALREGFADYYQKPMDLDELLAGVRRQEEALLSRLRSVRDLGGLNQRLQDLADSVDELYQDLEKARGLGTHRRASDVEEAENELPAAFEKLSPRQLEVARLVSKGKTNYQIACELGITENTVKLYVSQVLRLTHMHNRTQLALALTPSSSPVHLRFTTH
- a CDS encoding DUF4136 domain-containing protein, translated to MLRRLVLLSFALLLAACSSNNVQQDFDASRDFAAYRSWAWREPGLQYRPDDPRIKSDLTEQRIRQAVADQLDQRGLRPVQGGARPDLTVRTYLIVEQRQQQITTNYGGGWGGYWGGYWGGPMYNETRSVDYKVATIQVDMFDGRDGKLVWRGSAEQIMNNYPPSPEERNSAIHKTVSQVLANYPPGSKK
- a CDS encoding MaoC family dehydratase; protein product: MSRNWHDLQSPAARASLYLRAASKRSISGDRLPDDGLRCFIPVQPGNLAAYRRLCHFTDDGRLPGTYPHVMAFTLQLQLMTAPNFPFPLLGLVHLHNRIEVLRPLGGIEGLRFAVYAHNLQPHAKGGTFDLVTEADDGIGLLWRETSRMLVRGLKLEGQAGEPADDDPEPLPEATRWYADSDIGRRYAKVCGDYNPIHLSAASARLFGFPTAIAHGMWSKAMALAALRGHMPHSGYAFEVDFRKPVRLPSEVVLSASEAGPAGTLRLDGHGDVLHMVGGWSPL
- a CDS encoding methyltransferase, which produces MNDRHFDELATRFAEKIYGGAKGAIRLAVLQADLAEALPDRPLRILDIGAGLGHMALWLAQRGHHLTLAEPAAPMLDGARARFAEAGQNATFIQAPWQDLLGQLTEPYDLVLCHAVLEWLAEPESILPVLHQLTAPSGWLSLAFYNRDALVYRNLLKGHFRKLRSNRLEGEKQSLTPQKPLDPRELKAQLDAMWQVESESGVRVFHDYMPKEFQGKAELLDLLEMELAYRRHPGFAGLGRYLHWVCRPR
- a CDS encoding MazG-like family protein; this encodes MNLQELTQRLHQIRDNNDWRGFHSPKNLAMAASVEMAELVEIFQWLSEDQSRQLPADKLAHAGQEVGDVVLYLLLLCSELGLDMDQVVRAKLADSERRFAR